GTACCGCCCATCCCGCTCTGCCGCCTCCCGCGCCTTGTAGAGCTTGTCCCGCACGTTGCCGGTCAGGTATTTATCCCGAATTTCCCATTGTTCATTGGCCGGATTGAGAAAAATCAGCCCCTGTTCCTGCAACTCTTTTTGAATGGCGTCAGCGGGACGGCGCAAAAGCCGGTCCATGCGTGAAAAATCCACCTTCCCCGTTTCCCGCAGCGCAATAACCAGGGCGTCCTTGACGGTTTCAGCCTGTTCCGCGACTTGTGCCGGTTTGAGCACCCGCTGCCGAAAGATAGCCGCCTTTCGCGCCGAGGCAGGCCGGGCGGCTCTGCCTTGCTTTTTGGCGACTTCCCTGGAAACGCCCTTGTCATAATCCATTTCCAGGGACTCCAGCAGGGAATGTTCCGGATCGTCGCGCATGAGGGAGCGGTTCGTTTGTGAATTGAGATGGCCATAGCGTTTTGCAAAAGCGTCATACTGCCGGTTGAGTTGGCCGCGCAAAATCTCCATCTGGCTCTCATCGCCATTGGTCTTTTCCGCGTTTATCAACTCGCGCAAAGAGTCCCGAATCTGAATCATGGACGCTAGGCGTTGCCGGGCCGTGTCATTTTTGACCTGGTAAACGTCATAGATAGTGTCGTCACGAGATTGTCTAAAATTTGATTTTGTGGCATAGTTCGCTTGCCTTCCACCGCAAGCGAGGACCACATGTCACGACCTGCCCATAGACGACACGACATTTCTGATGCTGTTTGGAAAAAACTCGAGCCTCTTTTGCCTGGCCGCGAAGGGAGTTGGGGCGGCGTAGCCCACGACAACCGACGCTTTATAGATGCAGTTTTTTGGATCATGCGCACCGGTGCGCCATGGCGAGATTTGCCGCCCGACTTTGGCGGCTGGAGCAACACCCACCGTAGATTTATTCGCTGGCGTGATAATGGTGTGTGGGAACGACTGCTTGAAATGTTGATCGACGAGCCGGACTTTGAATGGCTGATGATCGATGCCAGCCATTGCAAAGTTCATCCCCACGCGGCTGGAGCCAGAGGCGGCAATCAGGACATGAGCCGCAC
The DNA window shown above is from uncultured delta proteobacterium and carries:
- a CDS encoding hypothetical protein (Evidence 5 : No homology to any previously reported sequences); amino-acid sequence: MSRPAHRRHDISDAVWKKLEPLLPGREGSWGGVAHDNRRFIDAVFWIMRTGAPWRDLPPDFGGWSNTHRRFIRWRDNGVWERLLEMLIDEPDFEWLMIDASHCKVHPHAAGARGGNQDMSRTKGGSTQNCICRGFAWYAAQGYYYTGYNSRLHSGNRTD